From Mycobacterium colombiense CECT 3035:
GCCCAGCGGCCGCCCGCCGCGCAGCAGCAGCCCAAGCCGCCGGGCCCGGCGCCGGTGCGTCAGCCCACTCGCCAGTTGACGCGGGGCCCGAGGACTGGGCGGAGCCGGTCCGCCCGGCGCAGACCGACGACGAGGACGACGACGAGCACGATTACGAATATGAGTCGGTCACAGGCGAATTCGCGGGGATCCCGATCAGCGAATTCGTCTGGGCGCGCCAGCATAACCGGCGCATGGTGCTGGTCTGGGTGGCGCTGGTGCTGGCGATCACCGGACTGGTCGCCGCCGCGGCGTGGACGATCGGAAGCAACCTGAACGGACTGCTGTAGCGGACCACGCGGCCGGCGCCCGCCCGGCAAGCACGCGCCTCCCGCCCGATCGGCAGTCCGGCGGGTCGACGGCGCTCCCGGCGACACGAATCTTAACGTAATCACAAAGTTCTCTTATTTTTCTTAATTTTGGTGTACCGTACTTCTGCATGGGTTCGACAACGCATAGCCTCGACTCGCCGAACCGGCTCGGCGAGCACGCGGTGGTACTGGGTGCCGGAATGGCGGGTTTGCTTGCCGCGCGCGTACTTTCGGAGTTCTACGATTCGGTCAGTGTGGTCGAGCGGGACCGGTTGCCCGACTACCCTTGCCACCGCAGGGGCATCCCCCAGGGCCGCCACGTGCACAACTTCCACAGCCGCGGCCTGCAGGTGCTGGAGGAACTGTTCCCCGGCCTGCTCGAGGACCTGTCCAGGGCGGGAGCCGTTGTCGTCGACGACGGTGATGTTTCGCGGTTCTACGTGCGCTTCGGGCGCTACGAGCTCAAACACTCGGGCGCGTTCACCGATCCGGACGCGCTGGCGCTGCACATGACGACCCGGCCGTTCATGGAGTTTCACCTGCGCCGGCGGGTCAAGGCCCTGCCCAACGTGACATTCCTCGACGGGCACGACGTGTCTGGACTCCTCACCACCGCGGACATCGTCAACGGTGTACGGATTACCCGGCGCTACAACGGTTTTCTCACCGCGTTGGACGCCGATCTGGTGGTCGACGCCATGGGACGCGCGGCGCGCACGCCGGCGTTCCTGGAGAGCCTGGGGTACGAACGACCGACCGAGGACCGCGCCGTCGCCAGATACGGCTACGCGAGCCAGCAGTTGAGCGTGCCCGAGGGATCGATCGCCCAGCGGCTGGTGATGTTCAACCCCGGCGGCGGCAGGCCGGGGGGTTTGTTGCTTGCCAACGAGCACGACACGTTCATGCTGGCGATCGGGGTGCCGGCCGACAGTGGCGAGCCACCAACCGATTTCGACGCGATGCTCGCGATGGCCGAGCCGTCGCTGCCCCCGGCCATCATCGAGGCCCTGCGTGGTGCATATCCCATCGGGGAAGCCGTGACCTATCAGCACGCCGCCGCGATCTGGCGACGCTACGACCACATGGCCGACTTCCCTGCGGGTTTACTGGTGATCGGCGACGCGCTGTGCAGCCTTGACCCGACCTACGGCCAGGGCATGACGATCGCCGCGCTGGAGGCGTTGACCCTGCGCGATTGCCTGCGCGCGGGAGATGCGCATCTGGCACAGCGCTTCTTCGGCGCCACCGCCCACTACATCGGCGAGACGTGGGCCGCCAATCAGGCCAGAGACCGGATGACCTCCGGCGTCAACCGGCCGCACGGGATGCGGCCGCGACTGCAGGGCTGGCTGTCCAGGGCGGCACTGAACGCCGCAACCCAGGATGTCGTCCTGACCGAGCGGTTGTTTCGAGTCTTCAACTTCATCGACCCGCCGTCGCGGCTCCGGGATCCCGCGCTGCTGCCCCGCATCGCGTGGGGCAACCTGCGAGCCCGGTTCACCCGGAAGCGAAGCCGCGCGGCCACCGCCGCGGTCGCGCCGCAACACCCGACCATTCAGCGGCTTGCGGTGCGCCGCTAGTCGCGCAGCATCTCGGCGACGAGGAAGGCCAACTCCAGCGACTGCTGGGTGTTGAGCCTTGGGTCGCAGGCGGTTTCGTAACGGCCGACCAGGTCGGTGTCCGAAATGTCTTGCGCCCCACCGAGACACTCGGTGACGTTGTCGCCGGTGATCTCGACGTGAATGCCGCCCGGGTGGGTGCCCAGCGCGCGGTGCACTTCGAAGAAGCCCTGCACCTCGTCGACGATGCGGTCGAAGTGCCGCGTCTTGTAGCCGTTGGACGATTCGTGGGTATTGCCGTGCATGGGGTCGCACTGCCAGATCACCTGGTGACCGGTGGCCTGGACCTTCTCCACGATCGGCGGTAAAAGATCACGCACCTTGTTGTTGCCCATCCTGCTCACCAGTGTCAGCCGGCCGGGCTTGTTGTGCGGGTCGAGCCGCTCGACGTATTCGACGGCCAGCTCCGGGGTGATCGTCGGGCCGATCTTGACGCCGATCGGGTTGGCGATCACCTCGGCAAACGCGATGTGCGCGCCGTCGAGCTGGCGGGTCCGCTCGCCGATCCACACGGTGTGCGCCGACAGGTCGTACAGCTGCGGTTTGCCGCTGCCGTCTTCGGACAGGCGCAGCATGGACCGTTCGTAGTCGAGCACCAAAGCCTCGTGGCTGGCGTAGATCTCGGCGGTCTGCAGGTTGCGGTCGGCCACGCCGCAGGCGCTCATGAAGCGCAGACCGCGGTCGATCTCGGTGGCCAGCGCCTCGTACCGTGCGCCGGCCGGCGAGGTCCGGACGAATTCGCGGTTCCAGTCGTGCACCAGGTGCAGCGAGGCCAGCCCCGAAGACGTCAGCGCCCGAACCAGATTCATCGCCGCGCTGGCGTTGGCGTAAGCGCGCACCAACCGTGACGGGTCGTGCTCTCGCACGGCGGCGTCCGGGGCGAAGCCGTTGATCATGTCGCCGCGGTAGGACTTCAAACCCAGCGCGTCGATGTCGGCCGAGCGCGGCTTGGCGTACTGCCCCGCGATGCGGGCCACCTTGACCACCGGCATGCTCGAGCCGTAGGTCAACACCACCGCCATCTGCAGCAGGGTGCGCACATTGCCGCGGATGTGGGGTTCGGTGTTCTCGGTGAACGTCTCCGCGCAGTCACCGCCCTGCAGCAGGAACGCCTCGCCGCGCGCCACCTGGGCCAGCTGCTCCTGCAACACGACAATCTCCGACGGCACCGTCACCGGCGGCACGCTCTCCAGGACCGTGCGCATCGCCGTCGCCCGGTCGGCGGGCCAGCTGGGCTGCTGCGCGGCCGGTTTGGCCAGCGCCGCGTCCAACCGCGCCCGAAGATCGGTCGGCAGCGGCGGCAGTGGCGGCAGCTGATCGATCGGTATGTCGACGGTCCAGTTCATCGGTTCATCTTAGCTGGGGCGCGGACGCCCCTGGTCAGGGCCGATTTGCGCGAAGCCGACCGGGCGGGCCGGCCGCCCACCGGCTCAGTCCCCGGACGTGATGAGCCGGTATCGGCGGAGCTGATCGCGCGCGTCGACCAGGGCGTCGTGCGCGTCGGACGGCCGCGGCGGCATCCGAGGGCTGCCCCGGTCCTCCCACAGTTGCCGCAGCTCGCGCGTGAAGCGGGGGATGGACCGCGGCAACTCCGGCATGGTCCCCCACAACTGGCACAAGGCCACGTGGTCATAGGCCGCTACCCACGCCCACAGTTCGATCGGCTCGGCACCGCCGACACCGAAGAACTCCTCCAGGTCTTCGCGGATCTGGCGGCGGGAGCGCCACAGCTGCGACGCCGGCGGCGGCAGTTTGGGCAACACGTTGGCGCGCACCCAGGGCCCGGCGCGCTCCGGGTCGAA
This genomic window contains:
- a CDS encoding FAD-dependent oxidoreductase; amino-acid sequence: MGSTTHSLDSPNRLGEHAVVLGAGMAGLLAARVLSEFYDSVSVVERDRLPDYPCHRRGIPQGRHVHNFHSRGLQVLEELFPGLLEDLSRAGAVVVDDGDVSRFYVRFGRYELKHSGAFTDPDALALHMTTRPFMEFHLRRRVKALPNVTFLDGHDVSGLLTTADIVNGVRITRRYNGFLTALDADLVVDAMGRAARTPAFLESLGYERPTEDRAVARYGYASQQLSVPEGSIAQRLVMFNPGGGRPGGLLLANEHDTFMLAIGVPADSGEPPTDFDAMLAMAEPSLPPAIIEALRGAYPIGEAVTYQHAAAIWRRYDHMADFPAGLLVIGDALCSLDPTYGQGMTIAALEALTLRDCLRAGDAHLAQRFFGATAHYIGETWAANQARDRMTSGVNRPHGMRPRLQGWLSRAALNAATQDVVLTERLFRVFNFIDPPSRLRDPALLPRIAWGNLRARFTRKRSRAATAAVAPQHPTIQRLAVRR
- a CDS encoding class II 3-deoxy-7-phosphoheptulonate synthase, with the protein product MNWTVDIPIDQLPPLPPLPTDLRARLDAALAKPAAQQPSWPADRATAMRTVLESVPPVTVPSEIVVLQEQLAQVARGEAFLLQGGDCAETFTENTEPHIRGNVRTLLQMAVVLTYGSSMPVVKVARIAGQYAKPRSADIDALGLKSYRGDMINGFAPDAAVREHDPSRLVRAYANASAAMNLVRALTSSGLASLHLVHDWNREFVRTSPAGARYEALATEIDRGLRFMSACGVADRNLQTAEIYASHEALVLDYERSMLRLSEDGSGKPQLYDLSAHTVWIGERTRQLDGAHIAFAEVIANPIGVKIGPTITPELAVEYVERLDPHNKPGRLTLVSRMGNNKVRDLLPPIVEKVQATGHQVIWQCDPMHGNTHESSNGYKTRHFDRIVDEVQGFFEVHRALGTHPGGIHVEITGDNVTECLGGAQDISDTDLVGRYETACDPRLNTQQSLELAFLVAEMLRD
- a CDS encoding polyadenylate-specific 3'-exoribonuclease AS; the protein is MRYFYDTEFIEDGRTIELISIGVAAEDGREYYAVSTEFDPERAGPWVRANVLPKLPPPASQLWRSRRQIREDLEEFFGVGGAEPIELWAWVAAYDHVALCQLWGTMPELPRSIPRFTRELRQLWEDRGSPRMPPRPSDAHDALVDARDQLRRYRLITSGD